A single window of Oreochromis aureus strain Israel breed Guangdong linkage group 5, ZZ_aureus, whole genome shotgun sequence DNA harbors:
- the LOC116320709 gene encoding leucine-rich repeat-containing protein 3-like, giving the protein MCTGWCEARCNSLSGGRRKGLDLHSWLRVSLLFLALWGQVFPQCPDSCHCAWDTATVLCSDAGLREIPEGIPPETVSLHLERNYIRNIPESAFNNLVRLRDLYLSHNRIDSLASGALQHLGPELRLLDLSHNQLRHASKEEFGSTRAKTRLYHNPWHCDCTLQELMETLNLEPETVNGIICESSVRGVGEGSRWEDPGSLGEHAGQPLVKLLDSGVNFCSLQRKTTDVAMLVTMFVWFFMVIVYVVYYVRQNQAEARRHLEYLKSLPSPRKTPTETDTLSTGF; this is encoded by the coding sequence ATGTGCACGGGCTGGTGTGAGGCGAGATGTAACAGCCTCAGTGGAGGAAGACGTAAAGGACTGGATCTTCACTCATGGCTGCGTGTGTCACTCCTGTTCTTGGCTCTGTGGGGCCAAGTGTTCCCACAGTGCCCGGACAGCTGCCACTGTGCCTGGGACACGGCCACGGTGTTGTGCTCGGATGCCGGGCTGCGGGAGATCCCAGAGGGGATCCCACCAGAAACTGTCTCCCTCCACCTGGAGCGCAATTACATACGGAACATCCCAGAGAGTGCCTTCAATAACCTGGTCCGCTTGCGGGACCTTTACCTGTCCCACAACCGCATCGACTCGCTTGCCTCGGGGGCCCTGCAACATCTCGGGCCCGAGCTACGCCTGCTGGACCTCTCACATAACCAGCTGAGGCACGCCAGCAAGGAGGAGTTTGGTTCCACTCGTGCAAAGACACGTCTTTACCACAATCCCTGGCACTGTGACTGCACACTCCAGGAGCTGATGGAGACTCTGAACCTGGAGCCTGAGACAGTGAATGGGATAATATGTGAGAGCTCTGTGCGGGGGGTGGGCGAGGGGAGCAGGTGGGAGGACCCGGGGTCGCTGGGCGAGCACGCAGGCCAACCACTGGTTAAACTGCTGGACTCTGGGGTGAATTTCTGCAGTCTGCAGAGGAAGACCACTGATGTAGCCATGCTGGTGACCATGTTTGTGTGGTTCTTCATGGTCATTGTGTATGTAGTGTACTATGTGAGGCAGAACCAAGCTGAGGCTCGCAGACATTTGGAGTACCTGAAGAGTTTACCCAGCCCACGCAAGACCCCTACTGAGACAGATACTCTCAGTACTGGTTTCTAA